Within the candidate division KSB1 bacterium genome, the region TAATTTTTTCTCGCCTAAAGATCGAACGGCGGCGGGCAAATCCTTCGGCGTAATCTCATTGTCTGAGGCTAACACCACAGCGCGCTCAATTGCATTCTCCAGCTCGCGAACATTGCCAGGCCAATTATAGGCCATAAGCAACTCTAGCGCATCTGGCGAAATCCCCTCAATTTGCTTATTTTCTTGTTCATTATATTTTTTGAGGAAATGGGCAGCAAGAAGCGGAATATCCTCCTTTCGCTCGCGCAATGGGGGCAATTTGATTGGAAAGACGGAAATTCGATAATATAGATCCTCTCGAAATTCTCCTTTTTTCATAGCTTCTTCTAAGTCTTTATTAGTTGCTGAAATAACGCGGACATCTACCTTGATGAGCTCGGTGCCGCCAACCCGTTCAAATTCTCGCTCTTGCAAAACACGCAGGACCTTTGCTTGAGTCGTTGGCGACATCAGTCCAACTTCATCCAAAAAAATCGTGCCCGTATTCGCTTGTTCAAATTTTCCGATTCTTCTTCCTACTGCTCCCGTAAAAGAACCTTTTTCATGACCAAATAGCTCGCTTTCGAGTAATGATTCTGGTAATGCAGTACAATTCACTGCGACGAATGGTTTATTCGCGCGTGTCTTGCTATGATAGTGGATGGCTCGGGCAATCAATTCCTTTCCAGTCCCACTCTCCCCCTGAATTAGCACAGTCACATTGCTATCAACAACCTTTTCAACGGCCTTGAAAACCTCCTGCATTACGCCGCTTTGACCAATAATATTTTTAAAAGTATATTTCTGTTTCAGTTCACTCTTCAGCTCGTCGACCTCACGTTTTAGTGAGCTGGTCATTAGCGCATTTTTGAC harbors:
- a CDS encoding sigma-54 dependent transcriptional regulator → MTETTGRIYNILAVDDDKSISTLVKSILSLEKQYEVTTVINGEACLKYIREQLPDLILMDIQMPGIDGIETLKRVKEFDPRIPVVMMSGHGTIERAVRSMKLGAYDFITKPIDRDRLLITVKNALMTSSLKREVDELKSELKQKYTFKNIIGQSGVMQEVFKAVEKVVDSNVTVLIQGESGTGKELIARAIHYHSKTRANKPFVAVNCTALPESLLESELFGHEKGSFTGAVGRRIGKFEQANTGTIFLDEVGLMSPTTQAKVLRVLQEREFERVGGTELIKVDVRVISATNKDLEEAMKKGEFREDLYYRISVFPIKLPPLRERKEDIPLLAAHFLKKYNEQENKQIEGISPDALELLMAYNWPGNVRELENAIERAVVLASDNEITPKDLPAAVRSLGEKKLYESDNTLSSWIEKLEEEALRQALLENEGNISKTAKKLGIGRATIYRKAKKYGLPIVK